The following are from one region of the Stanieria cyanosphaera PCC 7437 genome:
- a CDS encoding DUF6930 domain-containing protein, translating into MTTTALPQTTKRRLKKIPQIPSVWEGDRRPLGNMASHLESDLDVEGECIMWVDGSEGCVRAMDVVPAHMGIEAVVRTLLRAIESPHHPAQPARPQKIIVRDREIQFFLRGALQNLDIAIEYVPDLPLIDQLFRGFEEMSNRETTSLAPYYENLLKDIAQQVWDQQPWELLADRDILILEFSDWEIEPIYVCVMGMMAAEYGVLLYRSLDSLKQFRASALRNKSVEELEQAFLTQDCWFLNYEDLEDEDDEEEEDWEEEEIGEIVPFFGSLHPYEGMRSFLDEDEVKIVYTALVAMLKFCQTYEDELAEETIEKLTKTYRISLPKDDHKTEKISVKVSTLPELTEELLALNENINLVEEEETDLPIEEDLIPDGSLVTLGHVSLEILEQLKQQSITYYQSLDIAPSQEGLPAILIQTSRPKAKTIIEKIQQAGGLKAICFNPGNDPFTGDNYELGMLQTGNNNLYIFAEYSQDISQHIQAIKRWHQRCQKVKGYCSLIIAMGVTGTSKGNPQPKDMLAIFEAKAIKGEDLGMGVLQLMPHFEIE; encoded by the coding sequence ATGACTACTACTGCCCTTCCCCAGACAACCAAACGTAGGCTGAAAAAAATTCCTCAAATTCCCAGTGTTTGGGAAGGCGATCGCAGACCGTTGGGCAATATGGCATCTCATTTAGAGTCGGATTTGGATGTCGAAGGAGAGTGTATCATGTGGGTTGATGGCTCAGAAGGCTGTGTTAGAGCGATGGATGTTGTCCCTGCTCACATGGGGATAGAAGCAGTAGTACGCACCTTACTCAGAGCTATTGAATCTCCTCATCATCCTGCACAACCAGCACGTCCTCAAAAAATTATTGTGCGCGATCGCGAAATTCAGTTTTTTTTACGAGGTGCGTTACAAAATTTAGATATCGCGATCGAATATGTTCCAGATCTACCTCTAATCGATCAACTGTTTCGAGGATTTGAGGAGATGAGTAACCGTGAAACCACCTCTTTAGCTCCTTATTATGAAAATTTACTCAAAGATATTGCTCAACAAGTTTGGGATCAACAGCCTTGGGAACTACTGGCTGACCGTGATATTTTGATTTTAGAATTTTCAGACTGGGAAATTGAACCAATTTATGTCTGCGTGATGGGCATGATGGCAGCAGAATATGGTGTCTTGTTATATCGTTCTCTCGACTCTCTTAAACAATTTCGAGCTAGTGCTTTAAGAAATAAATCTGTTGAAGAATTGGAACAAGCATTTCTCACTCAAGATTGTTGGTTTCTTAACTACGAAGATTTGGAAGATGAGGATGATGAGGAAGAGGAAGATTGGGAAGAAGAAGAAATTGGTGAAATAGTTCCTTTTTTTGGAAGTTTACATCCTTATGAAGGAATGCGTTCTTTTCTCGACGAAGATGAAGTTAAAATTGTCTATACCGCTCTGGTTGCCATGCTGAAGTTTTGTCAAACTTATGAAGATGAACTAGCTGAAGAAACTATTGAAAAACTGACGAAAACTTATCGAATTTCCCTACCTAAAGATGATCATAAAACTGAAAAAATCAGTGTCAAAGTTTCTACCTTACCAGAATTAACTGAAGAATTATTAGCTCTAAACGAAAATATTAATTTGGTAGAGGAAGAAGAAACCGATCTTCCCATCGAAGAAGATTTAATTCCTGATGGTTCATTAGTTACTTTAGGTCACGTTTCACTTGAAATTTTAGAACAACTTAAACAACAAAGTATTACCTACTATCAATCTTTAGATATTGCTCCTTCTCAAGAAGGTTTACCTGCAATTTTAATTCAAACTTCTCGCCCCAAAGCTAAAACTATTATTGAAAAAATTCAACAAGCTGGTGGTTTAAAAGCAATTTGTTTTAATCCAGGCAACGATCCTTTTACTGGCGATAATTATGAATTGGGAATGCTGCAAACTGGTAATAACAATTTATATATTTTTGCTGAATATTCCCAAGATATTTCTCAACACATTCAGGCAATCAAACGCTGGCATCAACGTTGTCAAAAAGTTAAAGGTTATTGTAGTTTAATTATTGCCATGGGAGTCACAGGAACATCTAAAGGCAATCCTCAACCAAAAGATATGCTAGCGATTTTTGAAGCTAAAGCAATTAAAGGCGAAGATTTAGGCATGGGGGTTTTACAACTTATGCCTCATTTTGAGATTGAATAG
- a CDS encoding cation:proton antiporter, with protein sequence MALESAVDVAITQNLERFLVVLSVSLGVVTISQISSWFRQIPYTLLLVIVGLGLAFVDIHLGSLSPELILEIFLPPLLFEAAWNIRWQELKENWIFVTFFAVFGVIISIFGVAFAVKEFTSLSLAAALLIGSSLATTDSVAVISLFREVGASKRLKVLMEGESLFNDGVAVVAFVLLTEILVGTQELSASNTILRFCTFVGIGVATGCLIGFGISYLTQRVDLPLVEQSLTLVSAYGTYLITEELGGSGVIGVAIAGLILGNFGSRIGMSPRVRLLVTEFWEFIAFFVNSIVFLLIGDQINFFSLSDNLIPIGITVVAVLGTRIVSIYGLGALGNLIAENKVSLREQTILWWGGLRGSFSIALALSVPAIFPGRQAIIETVFGVVLFTLLIQGLTTKWLLKKLNLIDEQSISQEYSELIARRTALKRMLDYFVQLDLARDIEAETYQYQRMVVKEQLENLEEKIVNLKTQYPQLRSLDLQQIQQNLLDIEANTYAEFIRAGRLNNNLSPFVREFLAEEHLSPIEIDSDLLTIKKEEL encoded by the coding sequence ATGGCTCTAGAGTCTGCTGTCGATGTAGCCATTACACAAAATCTAGAAAGATTTTTAGTTGTTCTTTCAGTATCGCTTGGGGTGGTCACCATCTCACAAATTTCTAGCTGGTTTCGCCAAATTCCCTACACGTTGTTACTAGTTATTGTGGGACTCGGTTTGGCTTTTGTGGATATCCACTTAGGTAGTCTCTCACCAGAATTAATTTTAGAAATATTTCTGCCTCCTCTGCTTTTTGAAGCTGCTTGGAATATTCGTTGGCAGGAACTCAAAGAAAATTGGATATTTGTAACTTTTTTTGCTGTATTTGGGGTAATTATTTCTATTTTTGGCGTAGCTTTCGCTGTTAAAGAATTTACCTCTTTATCTCTGGCTGCTGCTCTTTTAATTGGTTCTAGTTTGGCGACAACGGACTCAGTTGCGGTTATTTCCTTATTTCGAGAAGTTGGGGCAAGTAAGCGATTAAAAGTATTGATGGAGGGAGAAAGTTTATTTAATGATGGAGTAGCAGTTGTTGCTTTTGTTCTGTTAACAGAGATACTGGTAGGAACACAAGAATTATCTGCTTCCAATACTATTCTGCGTTTTTGTACCTTTGTAGGTATTGGTGTCGCCACAGGTTGTTTAATTGGATTTGGGATTTCTTATCTAACTCAGCGCGTTGATTTACCCTTAGTAGAACAGTCTTTAACCTTAGTTTCAGCCTATGGAACTTATTTAATTACAGAAGAATTAGGTGGTTCTGGGGTCATTGGAGTTGCGATCGCAGGATTGATTTTAGGTAATTTTGGCTCTCGAATTGGCATGAGTCCTAGAGTTAGGCTTTTAGTAACTGAGTTTTGGGAGTTTATTGCCTTTTTTGTTAACTCAATTGTTTTCTTGCTGATTGGCGATCAAATTAACTTTTTTAGTTTAAGCGATAATTTAATCCCCATTGGTATTACTGTTGTAGCTGTACTAGGCACCCGAATTGTTTCTATCTATGGTTTAGGTGCTTTGGGTAACTTAATAGCCGAGAATAAAGTTAGTCTCCGAGAACAAACAATTTTGTGGTGGGGTGGTTTAAGAGGTTCATTTTCCATCGCTTTAGCTTTGAGTGTACCTGCTATTTTTCCAGGAAGACAAGCAATTATTGAGACAGTTTTTGGAGTAGTTTTGTTTACTTTATTAATACAGGGACTAACTACCAAATGGTTGCTGAAAAAATTGAATCTGATTGATGAGCAATCTATCTCTCAAGAATACTCTGAATTAATTGCCCGTCGAACTGCACTCAAACGAATGTTGGATTACTTTGTACAACTAGATCTGGCAAGAGATATTGAAGCAGAAACTTATCAATATCAGAGAATGGTAGTCAAAGAACAACTAGAAAATTTAGAAGAGAAAATTGTCAACCTCAAAACTCAATACCCTCAATTGCGATCGCTTGATTTACAACAAATACAACAAAATCTTTTAGATATCGAAGCAAATACCTATGCCGAATTTATTCGTGCTGGACGTTTGAATAATAATCTTTCACCATTTGTGAGAGAGTTTTTAGCCGAAGAACATTTATCACCGATTGAAATAGACTCCGATCTTCTTACTATTAAAAAAGAAGAGCTTTAA
- a CDS encoding class I SAM-dependent methyltransferase encodes MANKTLGLDPQLYQYLLSVSLNEPEILTQLRQETAQHSMSNMQIAPEQGQLMALLVQLIGAKKTLEVGVFTGYSSLVVALALPPEGKIVACDVDPESTAIARRYWEQAGVADKIDLRIAPALETLEQLIQQGQADTFDFAFIDADKRNYPNYYEYALQLIRPGGLIAIDNVLWSGRVADLQDTDKRTQAIRDFNQKLSQDLRVKISLLPIADGLTLAMKI; translated from the coding sequence ATGGCAAACAAAACCCTTGGACTCGATCCACAACTGTACCAATATCTTCTTTCCGTTTCTCTCAATGAACCAGAAATTTTGACTCAATTGAGGCAAGAAACTGCCCAACATTCCATGAGTAATATGCAAATTGCTCCCGAACAAGGACAATTGATGGCTTTATTAGTCCAGTTAATTGGGGCGAAAAAAACTTTAGAAGTAGGAGTTTTTACTGGTTATAGTTCTCTAGTAGTCGCCTTAGCTTTACCCCCAGAAGGCAAAATAGTTGCTTGCGATGTCGATCCAGAATCTACTGCGATCGCTCGTCGTTATTGGGAACAAGCAGGAGTTGCTGATAAAATAGACTTGCGGATAGCACCTGCTTTGGAAACCTTAGAACAACTGATTCAACAGGGACAAGCGGATACTTTTGATTTTGCTTTTATTGATGCAGATAAAAGAAATTATCCTAATTATTATGAATACGCTCTACAATTAATCCGTCCTGGTGGTTTAATTGCGATCGATAATGTTTTATGGTCGGGTAGAGTAGCGGATCTGCAAGACACAGATAAACGTACTCAAGCAATTCGAGACTTTAATCAAAAACTCTCTCAAGATCTACGAGTAAAAATTAGTTTGTTGCCTATCGCTGATGGATTAACTTTAGCTATGAAAATTTAA
- the cimA gene encoding citramalate synthase yields MTSDRKIWLYDTTLRDGSQREGIALSLEDKLKIAHQLDQMGIPFIEGGWPGANPKDVQFFWKLKEEPLQQAEVVAFCSTRRPHQNAAQERMLQSVLAAGTLWITLFGKSWDLHVTEGLQTNLSENLAMIKDTIEYFRSQGRRVIYDAEHWFDGYKNNPEYAITTLQAATEAGAEWLVLCDTNGGSLPHEISQIVKEVNQAIPQIQLGIHTHNDAGTAVANAIAAVRSGVTMVQGTINGYGERCGNANLCTLIPNLQIKLGYDCIEAEQLTQLTKTSRLVSEIVNLAPDDHAPFVGRSAFAHKAGVHVAAVEKNPLTYEHLQPELIGNQRRIVISDQSGLSNVLHYAEKFGIELAKQDPTCRQILEKLKTLENQGYQFEAAEASFELLMRSALGQRKEMFQLKGFQVHCEIHRDIDHFEGDALATIKVEVDGKDLLEVAEGNGPVSALDQAIRKALVKFYPEIAKFHLTDYKVRILDGTAGTAAKTRVLVESSNGQERWTTVGVSANILDASYQAVVEGIEYGLLLQSSLKTKVTTI; encoded by the coding sequence ATGACTAGCGATCGCAAAATTTGGCTCTATGACACTACCTTAAGAGATGGTTCGCAACGAGAAGGAATTGCTCTTTCTTTAGAAGATAAACTCAAAATTGCTCATCAACTCGATCAGATGGGAATTCCTTTTATTGAAGGAGGATGGCCGGGGGCAAATCCTAAAGATGTTCAATTTTTTTGGAAACTGAAAGAAGAACCGCTTCAACAAGCTGAAGTAGTTGCTTTTTGTTCTACCCGTCGTCCACACCAAAATGCTGCCCAAGAGCGAATGTTACAGTCGGTTTTAGCTGCTGGTACGCTTTGGATAACTCTTTTTGGCAAATCTTGGGATTTACACGTTACGGAAGGCTTACAAACCAATTTGTCTGAAAATCTGGCAATGATTAAAGATACGATTGAGTATTTTCGTAGTCAAGGCAGAAGAGTAATTTATGATGCCGAACATTGGTTTGATGGTTACAAAAATAATCCTGAATATGCCATCACAACTCTTCAAGCTGCTACAGAAGCTGGTGCAGAATGGCTAGTCTTATGTGATACCAATGGTGGTTCGTTACCCCATGAAATTAGTCAGATTGTTAAGGAGGTAAATCAAGCAATTCCTCAGATTCAGCTAGGTATTCATACTCATAATGATGCAGGTACAGCCGTAGCTAATGCGATCGCAGCAGTGAGGTCAGGAGTTACAATGGTACAGGGAACGATTAATGGTTATGGGGAAAGATGTGGTAACGCTAATCTTTGTACCTTAATTCCTAATCTACAAATAAAACTTGGCTATGATTGCATCGAAGCCGAACAACTGACTCAGTTAACTAAAACTAGTCGTTTGGTGAGTGAAATTGTTAATCTTGCGCCTGATGATCATGCACCTTTTGTAGGACGTTCTGCTTTTGCTCATAAAGCTGGGGTACACGTCGCTGCGGTAGAAAAAAATCCTTTAACCTACGAACATCTGCAACCAGAGTTAATTGGTAATCAAAGACGGATTGTAATTTCCGACCAGTCAGGTTTGAGTAATGTGTTACACTATGCGGAGAAATTTGGGATTGAGCTAGCTAAACAAGACCCTACTTGTCGACAAATCTTAGAAAAACTGAAAACTCTAGAAAATCAAGGCTATCAATTTGAAGCTGCTGAAGCTAGTTTTGAATTATTGATGCGTTCTGCTTTAGGACAACGCAAGGAAATGTTTCAACTCAAAGGATTTCAGGTTCATTGTGAAATTCATCGAGACATCGATCATTTTGAGGGTGATGCCTTAGCAACGATTAAAGTAGAAGTAGATGGTAAAGATTTGTTAGAAGTAGCAGAAGGTAACGGCCCTGTTTCGGCTCTTGACCAAGCAATTCGGAAAGCTCTAGTGAAATTTTATCCTGAAATTGCTAAGTTTCATTTAACTGATTATAAAGTCAGAATTTTAGATGGAACAGCAGGAACTGCTGCTAAAACCCGTGTTCTAGTAGAATCTAGTAATGGTCAAGAACGTTGGACTACAGTAGGCGTATCTGCTAACATCCTGGATGCCTCTTATCAAGCCGTAGTCGAAGGAATCGAATATGGTTTATTATTGCAATCCTCCCTCAAGACAAAAGTAACTACTATATAA
- a CDS encoding glutathione S-transferase family protein yields MSKSLPAKYIVRLGKFVWTTMWQIMMSQLAPPSREGEYLRPSSQFRNFIGTEENNPYPPATGRYRLYVGMGCPWAHRTLVVRVLKGLEEVISVATVYPSSNEGIWIFDQSEEGCNTLPEIYQLAQPGYQGRCTVPVLWDTQTKTIVNNESAEIIVMLNSEFNQWATNSELDLYPEILQPQIDSWNEKVYHAVNNGVYRCGFAQTQSAYNQACEELFQTLDEIDLVLADKRYLCGEQVTLADVRLFTTLFRFDVVYYGLFKCNLRRIQDYPHLGRYLRDLYQLPGVATTCDLESIKRDYYGNLFPLNPGGIIPLGPDLANL; encoded by the coding sequence ATGTCCAAATCTCTTCCTGCTAAATATATAGTCAGATTAGGTAAATTTGTCTGGACAACGATGTGGCAGATTATGATGTCACAGTTGGCACCACCTAGTCGTGAGGGGGAATATTTGCGCCCTTCTAGTCAATTTAGAAATTTTATCGGTACGGAGGAAAATAATCCCTATCCACCAGCAACAGGACGTTATCGTCTTTATGTCGGCATGGGATGTCCTTGGGCGCATCGTACTCTAGTAGTTAGAGTTTTAAAAGGTTTAGAAGAGGTTATTTCTGTAGCAACGGTTTATCCTTCTAGTAATGAAGGAATTTGGATTTTTGACCAGTCTGAAGAAGGTTGTAATACCTTACCAGAAATATATCAATTAGCCCAACCTGGGTATCAAGGAAGATGTACTGTTCCTGTATTATGGGATACTCAGACGAAAACGATTGTTAACAATGAAAGTGCTGAAATTATTGTAATGCTCAATTCCGAGTTTAATCAGTGGGCAACTAATTCTGAGTTAGATTTATACCCAGAAATTTTACAACCACAAATTGATTCTTGGAACGAAAAAGTTTATCATGCGGTTAACAACGGTGTTTATCGTTGTGGTTTTGCTCAAACTCAATCAGCTTATAATCAAGCTTGTGAAGAATTGTTCCAAACTTTGGATGAGATTGATTTAGTCTTAGCAGACAAGCGTTATTTGTGTGGCGAACAAGTAACTTTAGCGGATGTGCGTTTGTTTACAACTTTATTCCGTTTTGATGTAGTTTATTACGGCTTATTTAAATGTAACCTACGTCGCATTCAAGATTATCCCCATTTAGGCAGATATCTGCGAGATTTGTACCAATTACCTGGAGTTGCTACTACTTGCGATCTTGAAAGTATTAAACGAGATTATTATGGCAATCTTTTCCCTCTTAACCCAGGGGGAATTATTCCCTTGGGGCCAGATTTAGCTAATTTATAA